A region of the Methylobacterium nodulans ORS 2060 genome:
CGGAAGTCCTTAAGGAAATTAAGGACAACGACGTCAAGTACGTCGACTTCCGCTTCACCGATCCGCGGGGCAAGTGGCAGCACGTCACCTTCGACGTGTCGCTCGTGGACGAGGACATCTTTGCGGAAGGCACGATGTTCGACGGTTCGTCGATTGCCGGATGGAAGGCGATCAACGAGTCCGACATGCTGCTGATGCCCGACCCGGCGACGGCCTGCATGGACCCGTTCTTCTCGGCCGCGACGATGTCGATCGTCTGCGACGTGCTGGAGCCGGCCACCGGCGAGCCCTACGGCCGCGATCCCCGCGGCATCGCCAAGAAGGCCGAGGCCTTCGTGAAGGCGAGCGGCATCGGCGACGCCATCTTCGTCGGCCCCGAGGCCGAGTTCTTCGTCTTCGACGACGTGCGCTTCTCGGCCGATCCCTACAACACCGGCTTCCGGCTCGATTCGGTCGAGCTGCCGATCAACGGCCAGACCGAATACGAGGGCGGCAACCTCGGCCATCGCATCCAGACCAAGGCCGGCTACTTCCCGGTGCCGCCGCAGGATTCGGCCCAGGACATGCGCGGCGAGATGCTGGCCGCCATGCAGTCCATGGGCGTCAAGGTCGAGAAGCACCACCACGAGGTGGCGTCGGCCCAGCACGAACTCGGCATGAAGTTCGACACGCTGACGCTGATGGCCGACCATATGCAGATCTATAAGTACTGCATCCACAACGTCGCCCAGAGCTACGGCAAGACCGCGACCTTCATGCCGAAGCCGGTCTATGGCGACAACGGGTCGGGCATGCACGTCCACCAGTCGATCTGGAAGGAAGGCAAGCCGGTCTTCGCGGGCAACAAGTATGCCGACCTGAGCCAGGAATGCCTCTGGTACATCGGCGGCATCATCAAGCACGCCAAGGCGCTCAACGCCTTCACCAACCCGTCGACCAACTCCTACAAGCGGCTGGTCCCGGGCTACGAGGCTCCGGTGCTGCTGGCCTATTCGGCCCGCAACCGCTCGGCCTCCTGCCGCATCCCGTGGACGACGTCGCCGAAGGCCAAGCGCGTCGAGGTGCGCTTCCCCGACCCGATGGCGAACCCCTACCTCGCCTTCGCCGCGATGGTGATGGCCGGCATGGACGGGATCGCCAACAAGATCGATCCCGGGCCGGCCATGGACAAGGACCTCTACGACCTGCCGCCCGCGGAGCTCAAGGAGATCCCGACCGTCTGCGGCTCGCTGCGCGAGGCGCTGAACTGCCTCGACGCGGACCGCGAGTTCCTCAAGGCGGGCGGCGTCTTCAACGATGACTTCATCGACTCGTTCATCGAGCTGAAGATGACCGAGGTGCTGCGCTTCGAGATGACGCCGCACCCGATCGAGTTCGTGCACTATTACTCGCTCTGAGCCGATCTCAGGATTGCCGCAACGAAGGGCCGGAGCGATCCGGCCCTTTTCTTTGACGCGATGGCCGTGGGCCATTGGTCGGGTTCTAAATGGACGCGGGGAACCCCTCTGCCGCACGGGAGAGGGGTTCCCCGCGCGGACTTGTCTCTGAACAGATCAACCGCAAGCCGTATCACCCCTCTCCCGGGCGCATGCAGCGCCAGCGGAAGCTGGCCCTCCCCGCCACCCCGGCGGCGGCCGCGGTTGCTCGCGAGGGCCCGGGATCCCATATCCGGTGAAGAGGTTAGACCCTCGCGGGGCCGGAGGGTGTCGCGGAGCCGGTCGTCGCTCGCCCAAACCTGCTTCCCCCCAAGTCTCCGCTCCCTCTGAGTCTCTCCCTTGGCCAAACGCACTGCCCCGAAAGCCGACCACGGCGCCCTTCCGTCCCGCGAGGCCGTCCTCGCCTTCATCGCGGAGGCGACCACCAAGGTCGGCAAGCGCGAGATCGCCAAGGCCTTCGGCCTCAAGGGGGCCGACAGGCTCGAGCTCAAGCGCATGCTCGCCGAGCTCAAGGAGGAGGGAATCGTCGAAAAGGACCGTTCCGGCCTGCGCAAGGCCGGGCGCCTGCCGCCAGTCCTCGTCGCCGATATCGATGCGCGCGACCGCGACGGCGAGTTGCTGGCGAGCCCCGCCCAGTGGGATCCGGAGGCCGGCCCTGCCCCGAAGATTCTCGTCATGATGCCCCGCGGGCGGCGCTCCGGCGCGCTGCCCGCGCCCGGCATCGGCGACCGCGCGCTGCTGCGCGTCGAGCCCGACCGGGAGGCCCCCGGCCGCTATATCGGCCGCGTCGTCAAGGTCATCGGCCGCAACAAGGCCGAGGTGCTCGGCGTCTACCGCGCCCTGGAGAAGGGCGGCGGACGCGTCCTGCCCGTCGACAAGCGCGCGCAAGGCCGCGAGATCGCGATTCCGGCCGGCCAGGAGGGCGAGGCGCGCGACGGCGACCTCGTCAGCGTGGCGCTCGCCCGCGAGGGGCGCCTCGGCCTGCCGCAGGGCCGCGTGAAGGAGCGGCTCGGCGCGATCAGTTCCGAGAAGGCCGTCAGCCTCATCGCGCTCCACGCTCACGGCATCCCGCATGTCTTCCCCCGGGAGGTGCTGGCCGAGGCCGAGCGCGCGGCGTCGGCCGGGATGGAGAATCGCGAGGATTGGCGTGACGAGCCCCTCGTCACCATCGATCCGCCGGACGCCAAGGACCACGACGACGCGGTCAGGGCGGTGCCGGACCCGGATCCGGCCAATGCCGGCGGCTTCCTCGTTACGGTCGCCATCGCGGATGTCGCCGCCTATGTGCGGCCGGGCAGCCCCCTCGACCGCGAGGCGCTCGCGCGCGGCAACTCGGTCTATTTCCCCGACCGGGTCGTGCCGATGCTGCCGGAGCGGATCTCGAACGACCTCTGCTCCCTGCGCCCCGGCGAGGACCGGCCGGCCCTGGCGGTTCGCCTCGTCATCGGCGCGGATGGGCGCAAGAAGCGCCACAGCTTCCACCGGGTGATGATGCGCTCGGCGGCGAAGCTCGCCTATGCGCAGGCGCAAGCGGCGATCGAGGGGCAGCCGGATGCGGTCACCCTCCCGCTCCTGGAGCCGAGCTTACGCCCGCTCTGGGCGGCGTATCGGCTGATGGCGAGGGCGCGCGACGCCCGCGGCCCCCTCGCCCTCGACCTGCCCGAGCGCAAGGTGATCCTCGATGCCGAAGGCGGCGTCGACCGGGTCGTCGTGCCCGAGCGGCTGGAGGCACATCGCCTCATCGAGGAGTTCATGATCCAGGCCAACGTCGCCGCCGCGGAGACGCTGGAGGAGAAGGCCCAGGCGCTGATCTACCGCGTGCACGACGAGCCCTCGCTCGAGAAGATGCGGGCGCTCGGCGAGGTCCTGGCCTCGATCGGCATCAAGCTGCCCAAGGAAGGGGTGCTGCGCCCCTCCCTGTTCAACCGCATCCTCGGCCTCGTCGACGGCACCGAGCATCAGGTCTTCATCAACGAGGTCATCCTCCGGTCGCAGGCCCAAGCGGTCTATGCGCCGGAGAATGTCGGACATTTCGGGCTGGCGTTGCGCCGCTACGCCCATTTCACCTCGCCGATCCGGCGCTATGCCGACCTCGTCGTGCACCGGGCGCTGATCCGGGCGCTCCGCCTCGGCCCGGACGGGCTGCCCGACATGGGGACGGGCGAACTCGCCGAGATCGGCCAGCAGATCTCCATGGCCGAGCGCCGCGCCATGGCGGCGGAGCGCGAGACCATCGACCGGCTGATCGCCCAGCACCTCGCCGACCGCGTCGGGGCCACCTTCGCGGGCCAGATCTCCGGCGCCACCCGCGCCGGGCTGTTCGTGAAGCTCGACGAGACCGGCGCCGACGGCTTCGTGCCGGTCTCGAGTCTCGGGGCGGATTACTTCCGCCTCGAGGAGGGGCGGCACGCCCTCGTCGGCGAGCGCACGGGCGAGACCTTCCGGCTCGGCGACCGGATCACGGTGCGGCTCGTGGAAGCAGCCCCCGTTGCAGGCGCCTTGCGCTTCGAAGTGGTATCGGAGGGTGCACGCGGCGCGCCGGCGCCGCGCCGGGGTGGCCTGCGCAAGGGGCGCGCGCTGCCGGAGCGTCGCGAGGGCCTGGCCAAGCGAAGGGGGAAGCGGGCATGATCGAGATCGACGGCAGGGCCACCCCTGCGGCGATGCCCACGGAGGAGGTGCCCTGGTACCTCGCCATGGCGCGGGGTTTTCGCAATCGCTGCCCGCATTGCGGGCAGGGCCGCGTCTTCGGACGCTTCCTCAAGGTACGCGACGCCTGCGAGTCCTGCGGCACCGAGCTGCATCATCACCGGGCCGATGACCTGCCGCCCTATCTGGTGATCTTCATCGTCGGCCACCTCATCGGCCTCGGGATCCTGGAAAGCCAGATGCGCTTCGAGGACATCCCGCTCTGGTTCGAGCTCGCCTTCTGGCCGGCCGCGACCCTGGCCCTAGCGCTCGCCCTGCTCCAGCCCGTGAAGGGCGCGGTGGTCGGGCTGCAATACGGTCTTGGCATGCATGGCTTTGCCGCGATACGCCGCAGGCGGGCCGAGACGAGCCCGGGCGGGGAGACACGGGATGGCGCGCGCGACGGCCGGGACGATGGACAGCGGGGCCATGCCCCCGATCTCCGCCGCGCGTGAGCGCAAGCCCGCGCTGCGGCCCAAGAACGCCGCGACGCTGATCATCCTCGACCATTCCGGCAGGACGCCCACCGTCCTGATGGGCCGGCGCCACGACGGCCACAAGTTCATGCCCGGCAAATACGTCTTTCCGGGTGGCCGCATCGAGCTCGCCGACCGGCACATGCCGGTGGCGGGCACGCTGAACGACCGGGCGGAGGCGGCGCTCACCGCGCGGGTCACGCGTCCACCCCATCATCTCGGCCGGGCGCTGGCGCTCGCGGCGATCCGCGAGACCTACGAGGAGACCGGCCTGATGATCGGCACCCGGGAATACGGGGCGCCCGAGACGGCGCCGGACGGGCCCTGGGCGGCCTTCCGCGAGGCGGGAGTGATGCCGGATCTCGAAGCCGTGCAGTTCGTCGCCCGTGCCATCACCCCGCCGCAGCGGCCCAAGCGTTTCGACACCCGCTTCTTCGCCGTTACCCGCGAGGCGGTCGCCGCCGAGACGCCCGGGATGGTCGGTCCCGAGGCGGAGCTGACAGAGCTCGCCTGGGTGAGCTTCGCGGAGGCGCGCAAGCTCGACCTGCCGCGCATCACGCATATCGTCCTCGACGAGCTAGAGGCGCGCCTCGCGGCCGGCTTCAGCCCGTTCCTGCCGGTGCCGTTCTTCCGTGAGGTGCGGGGCCGGCATACGCGCGAGGAAATCTGATCGGCGCCCTCGCCGATCCAGACCTGAACCTCATCCCGAGGTGCTGGCGATCGGAGATCGGCAGCACCTCGGGATGAGGTCGCGGTTGGGATAAGCCCGAAGGGACGAGCCCCCGCCGTCACGCCTCGGTCCGGGCCATTCCCGGCGCGTCCCCGCCGGCGCATGCGGGCCCCCCACCCGGCACCCTGGCCCAACGGCAGGTTTCGCGCCATATCCGGCCGCCCGTACCAGCCGGCAGGATGATGATGCACGCAGTCACGGAGGGTTTCGGCAGGGCCGACGTTGCCTCGATCGCGGCGGCGATCACCTGCGTGGCGGTGGTCGGCATCGGCCTGAGCCTGTCGATCCCCCTCCTCTCCCTCGAGATGGAGCGGATGGGCATCTCGAACACGATGATCGGCGTCAACACCGCGGTGGCGGGGGTCGCCAGCATCGTCGTGGTGCCCTTCGTGCCGCGAGTGGCGGCGCGGCTCGGCGTGCTGCCGGTGCTCCTCGGCGCCATAGCGGTGGGCGCCGCCTCGCTGGTCGGCTTCCGGCTCCTGTTCGGTTTCCTGTGGTGGTTCCCGCTGCGCTTCACCTTCTCGGCGGCGCTCGGCGTGCTGTTCGTGCTGTCGGAGTTCTGGATCAATCAGGCGGCGCCCCCGGCCCGGCGCGGGCTCGTCATGGGGATCTACGCCACCGTGCTGGCGCTCGGCTTCGCGGTCGGCCCGGGGCTGCTCGGCCTCGTCGGCACCGCGGGCTGGACGCCCTACCTCGCGGGGGCGGCCCTGTTCGGCGTCGGCGCCCTGCCGCTCCTCCTCGCCCGCGGCCTCTCGCCCGAGATCCCGCGCAAGGGGGGACGGGGCTTCCTCGGCTATCTGCGGGTCGCGCCCTCGGCGACGCTCGCCGCCCTGATCTACGGCGCCGTCGAGACCGGCGGCTTCGCCATCCTGCCGATCTACGGCCTGCGGCTCGGCTTCACCGCCGAGGAGGCGGCCGGCCTCGTCAGCCTCGCGGCCCTGGGCAACGTGCTGTTCCAGATCCCGATTGGCCTGCTCTCGGACCATGTCGACCGGCGCAAGGTGCTGCTCGGCGCGAGCGGCTTCGGGGCCCTCGGCGCCCTGCTGCTCCCGGCGGGCGCGGACGAGCCCTGGCTCCTCGGCGCCATCCTGTTCGCCTGGGGCGGCATCGCGGGCACGCTCTACACGGTGGGCCTCGCGCATCTGGGCGCCCGCTTCGAGGGGGCTGCGCTCGCGGGCGCCAATGCGGCCTTCCTGGTGCTCTACAATGTCGGCCTCGTCCTCGGGCCGCCCCTGGTCGGCGGCGGCATGGACCTCGCCTCCCCGCACGGCTTCGCGTGGTCGCTCGCCGGGCTGTTCCTCGCCTATCTCGTCGTGGTGGGCGGGCGCCTGATCCGGGCAGCCCCGGCGTAACCCCCGGGGCGGCTTGACGCTTGGGGACGAATGGGGCATTGAGGCCGCGCGTTTCGGCCGGGCCCTCCCGGCCCTTTTTGCGTTTCGGTCACCCGGACGCATCCCCTGAACAACGAGGTCGCGTCATGGCCAAGGCCGTCACCGTCAAGATCAAGCTCGTCTCGACCGCCGACACCGGCTATTTCTACGTCACGAAGAAGAACTCGCGCACGCAGACCGAGAAGCTGTCGTTCAAGAAGTACGACCCCGTCGCGCGCAAGCACGTCGAGTTCAAGGAAGCCAAGATCAAGTAATACCAACGGTCATTTCCATGTGACCGTTGGTTCCGGGCTCGAACTGTCGCCAAGCCTCGTTACAAAGCCTTTGGCTTGGTGCCGACAATTCGAGACGGGTCAATGGCCCGATGCGTGAACACGCGCGTCAGCACCTGCTGCGTCAGCAACCTGGGCCGTTGGTATAAGACCGACCTACCGCCGCACGGAAGAGAGGCCGCCCCGAGGGGCGGCCTTTTTCGTCAGGCGAGAAGGTAGAGCAGCCCCGGCAGGCTCACCACGGCGGCGGCGCAGCCATAGGCGAGCCAGAGGCCCGGGCGCTTCGCCGCGAGGCGGCGCAGGCGGCGGGCGGTGGCGGAGCCCGTGACGCTGCGGCCATTCACGCAGGAGCACAGCAGGTGGTGGGCCTCACCGGTGCTGAGCTCGAAGAAGCTGCGGGCATCGCCGAAGGTGTCGCCGGACAGCCCGCTCGCCCGCAGGACCGGGTCCGCATACGCATAGGCGATCGGCGAATTGTCGGCCCGGATCGCGGCGCGCATGCGGCGCGGCACGAACTCGATCTCCTCCAGCGTCGTGAAGGAGCGGGTCGGCTCGCGGTCGAGGATCTCGGCCCAGCGTTCGAGCCGGGCGCGCCGGCCTTCGAGCAGGCCTGAGACCGGCTCGACGTCGGCGATATCGCGGAGGTGACGAAGCGGCTGATGTTCCATGCTGGGCATCCTGTCGATGCGCGGCTCTAAATCTCGCGCGCTGCGGTCGAACCAGGATGCTACAGAGTTCGCGAGGATGCATTCGCGAAGATCGATGCCGTTTTTTGCTGGTTTTACTGCTAAGGTTGCTTGGCCGACATCAAAAGAGATGGTCGAAATCAACGATCTGGAGCGGAGCCGTCGGGTGCGGGCAGGCTCTGCCCGCTACAATCCGGCCGGGCTTGCGTCATTCGGCCGCAGGAGGCGTGACGGATGTCACGCGGCCGCGGCGACCACCCGGTTCCGCCCCTCCTGCTTGGCCTGGTAGAGCGCGACGTCGGCGCGCTTGAGCAGGTCCGCCGGGCCGGCATCGTCGGGATGGCGCACCGCCACGCCCACCGACACGGTGACGTCGATGGTCCGCGTGCCGCCATGGATCGTGAACGGCGCCGCCTCGATCCGCTCCCGGATGCGCTCGGCCACCTGCTGCGCCCCGTCGAGCCCGGCATCGGGCACCACCACCACGATTTCCTCGCCGCCGAAGCGGGCGACGATGTCGATGCCGCGGGTATGCGCCCGGATGCGGTCGGCGAACTGCCGCAGGACCTCGTCGCCGGCATCGTGCCCGAAGCCGTCGTTGATGGTCTTGAATCGGTCGATGTCGAGGAGGAGGAGCGCGATTGGGCGCCCGCGCAGGACCGCCTCGCGGAACAGGCCGGCGAGGTGGCTGTCGAAGTAGCGGCGG
Encoded here:
- the rnr gene encoding ribonuclease R; translated protein: MAKRTAPKADHGALPSREAVLAFIAEATTKVGKREIAKAFGLKGADRLELKRMLAELKEEGIVEKDRSGLRKAGRLPPVLVADIDARDRDGELLASPAQWDPEAGPAPKILVMMPRGRRSGALPAPGIGDRALLRVEPDREAPGRYIGRVVKVIGRNKAEVLGVYRALEKGGGRVLPVDKRAQGREIAIPAGQEGEARDGDLVSVALAREGRLGLPQGRVKERLGAISSEKAVSLIALHAHGIPHVFPREVLAEAERAASAGMENREDWRDEPLVTIDPPDAKDHDDAVRAVPDPDPANAGGFLVTVAIADVAAYVRPGSPLDREALARGNSVYFPDRVVPMLPERISNDLCSLRPGEDRPALAVRLVIGADGRKKRHSFHRVMMRSAAKLAYAQAQAAIEGQPDAVTLPLLEPSLRPLWAAYRLMARARDARGPLALDLPERKVILDAEGGVDRVVVPERLEAHRLIEEFMIQANVAAAETLEEKAQALIYRVHDEPSLEKMRALGEVLASIGIKLPKEGVLRPSLFNRILGLVDGTEHQVFINEVILRSQAQAVYAPENVGHFGLALRRYAHFTSPIRRYADLVVHRALIRALRLGPDGLPDMGTGELAEIGQQISMAERRAMAAERETIDRLIAQHLADRVGATFAGQISGATRAGLFVKLDETGADGFVPVSSLGADYFRLEEGRHALVGERTGETFRLGDRITVRLVEAAPVAGALRFEVVSEGARGAPAPRRGGLRKGRALPERREGLAKRRGKRA
- a CDS encoding NUDIX domain-containing protein: MARATAGTMDSGAMPPISAARERKPALRPKNAATLIILDHSGRTPTVLMGRRHDGHKFMPGKYVFPGGRIELADRHMPVAGTLNDRAEAALTARVTRPPHHLGRALALAAIRETYEETGLMIGTREYGAPETAPDGPWAAFREAGVMPDLEAVQFVARAITPPQRPKRFDTRFFAVTREAVAAETPGMVGPEAELTELAWVSFAEARKLDLPRITHIVLDELEARLAAGFSPFLPVPFFREVRGRHTREEI
- the rpmG gene encoding 50S ribosomal protein L33, with product MAKAVTVKIKLVSTADTGYFYVTKKNSRTQTEKLSFKKYDPVARKHVEFKEAKIK
- the glnA gene encoding type I glutamate--ammonia ligase; this translates as MAKTATEVLKEIKDNDVKYVDFRFTDPRGKWQHVTFDVSLVDEDIFAEGTMFDGSSIAGWKAINESDMLLMPDPATACMDPFFSAATMSIVCDVLEPATGEPYGRDPRGIAKKAEAFVKASGIGDAIFVGPEAEFFVFDDVRFSADPYNTGFRLDSVELPINGQTEYEGGNLGHRIQTKAGYFPVPPQDSAQDMRGEMLAAMQSMGVKVEKHHHEVASAQHELGMKFDTLTLMADHMQIYKYCIHNVAQSYGKTATFMPKPVYGDNGSGMHVHQSIWKEGKPVFAGNKYADLSQECLWYIGGIIKHAKALNAFTNPSTNSYKRLVPGYEAPVLLAYSARNRSASCRIPWTTSPKAKRVEVRFPDPMANPYLAFAAMVMAGMDGIANKIDPGPAMDKDLYDLPPAELKEIPTVCGSLREALNCLDADREFLKAGGVFNDDFIDSFIELKMTEVLRFEMTPHPIEFVHYYSL
- a CDS encoding MFS transporter is translated as MHAVTEGFGRADVASIAAAITCVAVVGIGLSLSIPLLSLEMERMGISNTMIGVNTAVAGVASIVVVPFVPRVAARLGVLPVLLGAIAVGAASLVGFRLLFGFLWWFPLRFTFSAALGVLFVLSEFWINQAAPPARRGLVMGIYATVLALGFAVGPGLLGLVGTAGWTPYLAGAALFGVGALPLLLARGLSPEIPRKGGRGFLGYLRVAPSATLAALIYGAVETGGFAILPIYGLRLGFTAEEAAGLVSLAALGNVLFQIPIGLLSDHVDRRKVLLGASGFGALGALLLPAGADEPWLLGAILFAWGGIAGTLYTVGLAHLGARFEGAALAGANAAFLVLYNVGLVLGPPLVGGGMDLASPHGFAWSLAGLFLAYLVVVGGRLIRAAPA
- a CDS encoding DUF983 domain-containing protein, whose translation is MIEIDGRATPAAMPTEEVPWYLAMARGFRNRCPHCGQGRVFGRFLKVRDACESCGTELHHHRADDLPPYLVIFIVGHLIGLGILESQMRFEDIPLWFELAFWPAATLALALALLQPVKGAVVGLQYGLGMHGFAAIRRRRAETSPGGETRDGARDGRDDGQRGHAPDLRRA